CAGAAGCTAtatccagggtcagttccaataccatatttacaatgtgcagggatactggagtgatagagggagatatgtatagctgtaaggtgactaggcatcaggatatatgataaacagagtaccAGCAGTGTAAATGATGAATGTATGTGAGCGtttgtgtagagtcagtataaatgtgtgtgcgtgttatgtgtgtgttggggtgtgtgagtgtgtatagaGACAGTGCAGAAAATCGAATAAAATACAAGGGTCAACTCAGACAGTCCATGTAGTTATGTTAGCTATTtcgcagtcttatgacttggggatagaagctgttcaggagcctgttggtttCAGACTTGATGCACTGGTACCGCCTGCCATGCAGAAGCAGATTGCCAATAAGTGGTAAGGAAACCTAATCAATGGTGCTGGGCGTGGGAAGGAGCTCACCGGAGTGGAGTACCGGCACAGAAAATGTTCTATTGCTTCAGCGCCTTTTCCTCTTATTGAATAtaagctcaaaagtattgtggagctcctgcccCTAAATGTAAATAGTACCaccacctatttcagtccaagtcaagcactggatCTATTCAAAGAGAGACTataaatacaaaagtatgtggacagcccttcaaatgagtggattcaggtttctatggccgagcagccgcacacaagcctaagatcaccatgcgcaatgccaagcgttggctggggTGGTGTAAAGTGGAAACATGttcgctacctgcccgaatgtattgtgccaactgtaaagtttggtggaggaggaataatggtctggggctgtttttcatggttcaggctagtcttagttccagtgaagggaaagcttaatgctacagcatacattgacattctagatgattctgtgcttccaactttgtggcaacagtttggggaaggccctttccagtttcagcatgacaatgcccccgtgcacaaagtccatacagaaatggtttgttgagattggtgtgaaagaacttgactggcgtgcacagagccctgacctcaaccccatcaaacacatttgggatgaattagaaccccgactgcgagccaggcctaatcggccaacatcagtgcccgacctcaataatgcttgtggctgaatggaaacaagtccctgcagcaatgtgccaacatctagaggaaagccttcccagaagagtggaggctgttttcccagaagagtggaggctgttatagcagcaaagtggggaaCAACTCCATTTTAATGCTTATGAttttgaatgagatgtttgacaagtgggtgtccacatacttttggtcatgtagtgtacgtgAGTGGGAGATAAGGACATGTTTCATAAACATATTAaatttctccagagatgttcaatcggcttcaagtccaggctctggctgggccactcaaggacatttagagacttgtccctaagcaactcctgcattgtcctgttggaaggtgagtctgaggtcctaagcgctctggagcaggttttcatcaaggatctttctgtactttgctctgttagtctttccctcgatccggactagtctcccagtccctgctgctgaaaaacatccctacagcatgatgttgccaccaccaccatgcttcaccgtatggatGGTAATGGCCAATtgaatgcttggcattcaggccaaagacttcaatcttggttccatcagaccagagaatcttgtttgtcttGAGAGTTCtgtaggtaccttttggcaaactccatgcgggcggtcatgtgccttttactgaggggtagctcccatctgctgcagagatggttgtctttctggatgattctccacagaagaactctggagctctgtcagagtgaccatcatgttcttggtcacctccctgaccaaggcccttctccccagattgctgtTTATCCGGGCAGACAGCTCTAGGAAATCTCcttccatttaagagtgatggagtCCGTGTTCTTgcggacctttaatgctgcagaattgtttttgtacccatccccagatctgtgcctcgtcacacttctgtctcggagctctacggacaattccttcgacctcatggcttggtttttgctctgacatgcactgtcaactgtgggaccttatatagacaggtgtgtgtctttccaaatcatgtccaatcaattgaatttaccacaagggGACTCCAAATTATAGAAACatctggaaacaggatgcacctgagctcaattttgagtctcatagcaaagggtttgaattcttatgtaaataatgtatttcagttttattttataaatttgacaacatttgtaaaaacctgttttcactttgtcattatggggtattgtgtatagatcgATGAGGGAAAAAgtgaattgaatacattttagaataaggctgtaacttaaccaAATGTAGAAAAAGGGgttctgaatagtttccgaatgcactgcacatGGTGGTCATTTAGCAAATGCCTGTATTTCAAGTGGACTAGCCGATGTGGTCCTGTATGGTTGACTTGGTGGAGCATGGGCTGTACGATCCTTTCCCGGGACCACACATACgtcaaatgtatgcacacatgactaaatCGCTTTGGAttatagcgtctgctaaatggcatatattacgtAATACATAGTCATGTTTTTACAAAGTGGCTTCGAGGTTGTAATAGGCTACCATACGCTAGGATGACAAATCCTGGAATAGTGTTGCAGAAAGCCTGCCAGGCATTATGGTGCAGTGGAGCCTCATTGTGTGTGTACCAGTGACTGAGTCAGCATATGGTTACTGCTATCAGTTATTTAGGGCACAGTGAGTGTTTCCCAGACGTCAGGTGACTGTCACACTGGATCCTCCGTCAGCCCCTGGTGGATTAACCCAGAACTACACCTTGTTGTTATGTCAGCATAGCTGTGGCCTTGACTTGGTCAGGGGGTATACGAGGTTAGCTCATGGTTCGTCATGCTAGGTATGACTTCACACAGCCATGTATCTGCACCGTGTTAAAGCTTTAGATAATTTAAGTCATTACTATAGCCTTTCCCCCCTCACAATGTTACTTATTGGTGGGGGATGGGTGATTTCGGGTCACGTGGCCTAGGGAAAAACAATTAGCCCTCAAATGTATTAACCATTTGGATCCATAGATTTGATTGACATGGAGTCTTTTATTTACAAAAAGAGAAAAGCACAGCTACATGGAAAGTAGTCACACAGGACAGAATAGATGGGTTATATAAATTCTGCCTACAGTGGAGACCTGGCAACGGTTCTCCAGAAcaccagggttgggctcaattccatttcaattccagaaGTACAAACATTCCAATTCTCTTCAATTATGAAAATTGGAATTTGCTTTATTTTCCAAAATGGACTGGAATTGTAATGGAATTTGCCCCAGTCCAGCCAGACGCGTATTATCATTGTCATTAAGAGGAAAAGACAACTGTATTAACGGATGGTTTTGTGTGGGTTCAAATCTGAGCTCGTCTTGTTCGGCCTGTCCTCTCTTCCCATTTCCTCCTGGTGTGTTATTGGTGGTCTAAAACTTAAACTCCTTGTATTTCTTGGCACCTCCTCGTGTGTCCTGAGGCTGGGCCTTCCTCTTCTTTTGctgtggggtggagagagaaatggagaagaAAAGTCTTAATATTGTCATACAAGGCTAACACTGTACAATCAAACCTTCTCCTCTTAGTGAAAGTGGCATATGACTCCAACCCCGTCACAACATGTTGCAGGGCTGAGAAAAAGGAAGAAGGGAGGAATGTGCACACTGCTTTCACTCTGAAAACCCTGCTATCCCAGGGCGGCCATATTCAGAAGCAGAGAGCACATTTCAACAAGAGAAAAAAAAGTAAGACTTTGCAATAATGGCTATTATGAAagtggataaaaaaataaatagaacAAATCCTAAAAGTTTCAGATTACATTTGAATAGGATTAAATCACTCAACTAACAATGGCTAAAATCAGATCCTAATCTTCACATCTAGTGTTCATTTATTCTGCCACATATGGGACTGGAGAAAGAGCCTTTCCAACACAGTGCATACCATCATTCTCCTACCCTCATCTCGGCCCCAATTGGCAGAATACATTTCATGCTAATACTAAACTATAGCAATAATTAACCAGGATGACTCCTCGCATCCTTCTCATAAAGCATTGGAGAAGAAGGTCTGAGGGGAGGAACCACTGACTTTCTCCCACAATGTGTTTTGAGACGAGGAGACAGGACATGAAGATACAAGAACACACCACTCAGATTCACCCCGGGGCTTTCTAGCTCCTCATTACTGTGTGTATACAGACTAGCCTAGTACAAGTTACAGCTGGAAGAGCTTTCTCTGACTGTCATATCTGCTTTAGTCTGAGCACGAGTGTCCTGGAGGAGTAGAAATGTGATCAGGAAAGGGGGATGTGGTAAACAATTACAAGACCTAACAAATCATAAGGAGccgggttgtattcattagtgaACATTGTAGCCAAACTGTTTTGCACCATAGCTATATGTTTTGTACTGTAACAAATGGCCACTACAGTTACAGTGTCTCAGGGTCACCTTCTGTTTGGCGGCGTGCTCGGCCACCATGTCGCTGAAGTCCTCCTTCTCCACCTGGGCCTCCTGGTTCCTGACGTGCTCCTCGTACTTCTGGGTCATGGCCATGGGGTCCAGCTCCAGCTCCTCTGGGGCCAGAGCCACTTCTACCCCTTGGAACTCCTGGCCTCCGCCCGCCTTACGACCCGCCAtggcctgaggaggaggagagtcagaCGGGAGACAAAGAAGCTCATCTGAAACCGTTCCCTATTCCCTGTAGTGTACTGCTTTTGGCCTAAAGTGGGGAATAGGGGAGTTAGTGTGTATGTGGGTCATGTAGGTGTAGAGAAGTGTATGAGTGTACATCCATGAAGGTGTGTTTAAAGAGATGGCAATGAATcttctacttccccagagtcagatcaactcatggataccatttgtatgtctccgCGTGCGGTTTACAAGAAAGTTAGACGTAGTTTCGCGAGCCGATGGTAACTAGCGTttgtgcaatgactggaagtctacccGTCCAGCCTGCACACAGCTAGAGGCTATGTGTTTGAGTACCAGTGCGTACACGTATGTATGTGATTGTTAGTGAAATATGCTCTGCGTATGTATGAGTAAGGGACTAACTATGGGTTGTGTTTTTGGTACGAGTATTAACATGCCTACACCCCAGTGGTTGGGATGTGGTAGGTTTAGTAGTGATCTCTGATAGGGCGACTTTATCCAGACACAGTGTTTTTGCCATTGTCCTTACCCCCGATACGTCGTAGATGTGTGTGGATGCCATCATGGCTGCTCCTCCAGAGCCCGTTCTCCTCTCTGGGAGCACCGTGAACAGCTGAGGAGTCTcattccctacacacacacacagagctgcatGTTACAAACACTCACAATACAGTAAAacgacacacactcacaaatTAAATATTAGTGAATAGTCACACAACCTATTCCTGGCAACACACACTCACCCGTCCATAGCCTCCTCAATCTTCTTCTTCCTCAGCTCAATGAGCTCTGGAGTCTCCATACCAGCAGGTACCGACGAGAAGCCTCCTGGAGTGATCAgaccactggaacacacacacacaggctcagagTTAATAAACCACTGATCACTGTATTcaagacaacacacacaacccACTACAAATGGCAACCGGTAATTTGTTCCACGTGACCAACGGCTTATTGATCCAACAGAAGAGAGAGCCTGGTTCGTTTCAAGTCCATGTCAACTTGATGTGTTTAAAACAGTCAGTTAATGACTCGTCTACCTGTCTGCCGGTGTGAAGAAGCCGGTTTCATCTGGCTTCTCCTCATCactctcgtcctcctcctcttcctcggaAGACTCCTCGTCTGAAGGCTCCAGCTCTCCCCATGGCGTAcgatccacctcctcctcctccgccttaGCCTACACACAGACATGTAGACAATAGGACAATAGTTAACAGGCCATTGGCCCAAAGCAGACAGCTGGTGGGTCAGATATAGCAATGTGTGGCAGTGGGGGGTACGGTGGTGTTGTATGGTAAATTAAGGGTGTATGGTGTATATGAGGGGAATCGGGCAGGGGTGTGAGGAAGACCTCACCTGGAAGTCAACGGCGTTGGTCCCGAACACATCACCGTACAGAGGCTTTCCTGTCTCATCTACAGGAGGCTTCCCCCAACCACCAGCATGGTAACCGAACGaacagctctgagagagagagagacaacaggagagtgGGGGGGGTCAATAAAAGTCTCAGTGTAATAAGCTTCACAATACAGTATAAACACTTTTATTACATTGGAAAAAGTCTCCCGGGGACACAATACAGGGGGACACAAACTGTTAAAGCAGATGGGCTTGATTCGATCCGTAGCGCTGAAGATCTGCGATGTAGTGTGTTAATGTTTCAATGTTAAAAGTCTAGCGTGTGTTCTCTGGAACAACGGCTTCACATTTCTAGCGCAGCTCTTCAGGGCTACGGACTGAATGGAGCCCCGTGTCTGCGTTAAGGCAGGCTTACCTCGGGGATGGGCGAGTTGAGCCCGGGGATCTTGAGGttggggtaggagggaggggggcCGTATCTCTGCATGGCGATCAGCCAGGGAGGGGGAACCTTGTGGGAGTTCTACACAGGAGGGGGGAAAACAACTTTAGcgacaagaccatggtgcttcaGCAATATGAATGATTACAGTTCAATAAAAACAAAGCAGAATTATAAAGTCGTCCATCAGTAACATTAAAGGTGGTAGTGGGATCGTAGGCTTCCACAGCAGAGTGAATGTAGAAGTGGGATAATAAAAACATTGGGAAAATGATGACGCTGAAAAACTGACCGGTCCAACGGGCATGCCCAGAGCAATACGCAGCTCATCTGACAGGTCGCCTGGCTTCTTCTCCTTCAGCCTCGTCTCAAACTCCTTCCCCTGcagcgagggagagcgagagaaacacagATTGTAAGAATCAACATTTAATTCCTAGCAATAATTCACCAGAGCAGAGTACACCGACTACCATCTGTTGATTCAAGACCCAACAACAAGGAGGTATTGAGGGAAACCCAAACCAACCACCGATTACAGCCCTGATTATTCCATTCAAGGTCCAATCAATCAACAGGAAGTAGGAGTAGAGTTTCTGATGTTAGGTGCTGTATACAGTGGAGTCCTCCATTGAGCAGTCAGACATCCTTACCTCGTAGTAGAGGTCACCGTGGATGGAGAGTTTCGGCTTCATCTGCCACTTGAAGAAGGCGTCGTGGAGCTTCTGGTAGTCGATGTCGATCTTGCCCATCTTGGGACGCACCTTCTCCCTCATCTTGGTCTTCATGGTCTTGGCATCCTCCTGTAAGCAGAGTACCACGGCCTTCAGTGTGACTTCTGACAACGTGTTGCACTGCTCTATTTTATACAGCTGTTCATGGAACAAATATTTAACGGATGTGTGTTATTTATTGATGTTTTGTAATGAACTTGAAGTAAACGCTGCATGAAACAGAAAAATACACAGGCCATGTTTGTATACTTTAAAAGCGGTCATTCTCCTCATGCTAGCCAAAAACTAGGGAGATGAACATGGTGTTAACAGCTGGAACCCACCCACCTTTCCAGCTGGAACCACCAGCCAGTGCCTCCTTGTGCCTACTGTCTGGTGCTACTACCCCTCTATTGGACAGAATCATCTATCTTCTCCTGTAAAGCTTCTCTGGTACCCCTCTATTGGACAGAGCCATATACCTTCTCCTGTAAAGCTTCTCTCATCTCCTGGATGCCTGTCCTCTTGATGAACTCTGGCAGCTCGAAAGGGGGCTTCTCGATACCCCTCTTGCCCTGGAGGTACTTCCTCTTGAAGCACCAGTGTCGGGGGACGGGCACCGTGTTCCTGGTGGCCTTCAGGTGCACCAGCAGCTTGGGTTCCTGCGCCGTCACGTCGTGCATCTCCACCACGTCAGGACGCGCCACCAACTGGAGGAGGACGGGTCAAAATCAACATCGGACACAGATCTCTATCAATCTCCTTTTAAAACATCTCCGGTGACCACCCACACAAACTGAATCAGCTCATATAGACAAGCGTTCATGAGTAAAGTGTTAGGTACAGAACAACTTCTACACCGACTTCATCAATACACAGGAGCTAGAATTTCTAACTCTTAAAAAGCAGGTAAATGTATTACCTGTTTGAGTTCAGCCACAGTTAGTCTGTTCATTCTCCTCAGCTTCTTCTTAGACATCTTGGGAACATCTGGTCTGAtctcctgtacacacacacacatgaggaaTGACCACGAGGATAACTTCCAAGGTCAACACTTCAAGAGAGAGAGCACTGGAAGATGACACTCTTTCTGTGTCCCAATCGTTCACCTTTCCTCCACAAAGGGAAGTCAACAAGTGCACACTACTGAGGGCATTAGGGTAGAGAATTGGGACGACTCAGCATATAAACACTCCTGTTTGAGAAGTATTTTTTCATCCAAGCTCAGGAATGGAGAGAATGTAGAGGAGAGATGAATACTAACGTCGTCACTGTCGTCGCTGTCTTTCTTTTCCTCCTCAAATCCCTTCTTCCTCATTAGAGCAG
The window above is part of the Oncorhynchus gorbuscha isolate QuinsamMale2020 ecotype Even-year linkage group LG21, OgorEven_v1.0, whole genome shotgun sequence genome. Proteins encoded here:
- the LOC124008610 gene encoding LOW QUALITY PROTEIN: splicing factor 3B subunit 2-like (The sequence of the model RefSeq protein was modified relative to this genomic sequence to represent the inferred CDS: inserted 1 base in 1 codon), with protein sequence MASDGPPGTEPIPSDLGSSVAALNTWTNPELQAKLGELGAPNMGPREEMLDRLKGYMMQTGMMLSKPNLGSDDKPMTPQMPGIPPMPPMPMPPMPPGMGMLQAMSMMAGGPPPPGMRMGMEPPGMPPGLSQEDQLKMVQQRAAMMMQHEERAKQQGESRAMEEHMKEQELLEQQKRAAVMLEHERQQELAKRQHGGPGPRMSDPGSRPPGMMPPMMRGVNPGGMNPXPPGMNPPPPGMNPGGMNPPPPGMSMMHSQRQRVPPPPGEDAREVWQGEDVGVGPKIPQALEKILQLKEIRQEQLGATPTEEEEEESPEMEMNNSSAAVLSETEEDDGSLSKKDKNRKRRNRKKKNKKRREQEKREHAEEKKEEDGEKEKEPEVEIEYITEEPEIYDPNFIFFKRIFEAFKLTDDVKKEKEKEPEKEPAPALMRKKGFEEEKKDSDDSDDEIRPDVPKMSKKKLRRMNRLTVAELKQLVARPDVVEMHDVTAQEPKLLVHLKATRNTVPVPRHWCFKRKYLQGKRGIEKPPFELPEFIKRTGIQEMREALQEKEDAKTMKTKMREKVRPKMGKIDIDYQKLHDAFFKWQMKPKLSIHGDLYYEGKEFETRLKEKKPGDLSDELRIALGMPVGPNSHKVPPPWLIAMQRYGPPPSYPNLKIPGLNSPIPESCSFGYHAGGWGKPPVDETGKPLYGDVFGTNAVDFQAKAEEEEVDRTPWGELEPSDEESSEEEEEDESDEEKPDETGFFTPADSGLITPGGFSSVPAGMETPELIELRKKKIEEAMDGNETPQLFTVLPERRTGSGGAAMMASTHIYDVSGAMAGRKAGGGQEFQGVEVALAPEELELDPMAMTQKYEEHVRNQEAQVEKEDFSDMVAEHAAKQKQKKRKAQPQDTRGGAKKYKEFKF